A region of Drosophila suzukii chromosome 2L, CBGP_Dsuzu_IsoJpt1.0, whole genome shotgun sequence DNA encodes the following proteins:
- the Aldh gene encoding aldehyde dehydrogenase, mitochondrial, protein MLRVLKTGALLRAQTKNFAAAVANYSALPQPQTTPEVLYTGLFINNEWHKSKSGKTFATINPTTEQTIAEIQGGDKEDIDIAVQAARSAFKLGSPWRRMDASERGRLLYRLADLMERDQVYLASLETLDNGKPYSMSYNVDLPTAIKNLRYFAGWADKNHGKTIPMDGDFFTYTRHEPVGVCGQIIPWNFPILMMAWKLGPALATGNTIVLKPAEQTSLTALYIAQLVKEAGFPEGVVNVVPGFGGAGAALANHSDVDKVAFTGSTEVGKLIQLASGNTNLKRVTLELGGKSPNIILADSDLDYAVETAHFGLFFNMGQCCCAGSRTFVEDKIYDEFVERSAERAKKRTIGNPFDLNTEQGPQVNEEQMEKILGLIQTGKQQGAKLVAGGSRPEGLPGYFVQPTVFADVQDNMTIAKEEIFGPVQQLIRFKKLDEVIERANNSDYGLAAAVFTKDLDKANYIVGGLRAGTVWVNTYNALAAQAPFGGYKMSGHGRENGEYALSNYTEVKSVIVKVPQKNS, encoded by the exons ATGCTGCGCGTTTTGAAGACCGGCGCCCTGCTGCGGGCCCAGACCAAGAATTTCGCAGCTGCTGTTGCGAACTATTCCGCCCTCCCACAGCCCCAGACCACGCCCGAAGTCCTCTACACCGGG CTGTTTATCAACAACGAATGGCACAAGAGCAAGTCGGGGAAAACCTTTGCCACCATTAACCCAACCACAGAGCAGACCATCGCCGAAATCCAGGGTGGCGATAAGGAAGATATCGATATTGCCGTGCAAGCTGCCCGCAGTGCATTCAA ATTGGGATCCCCATGGCGTCGTATGGATGCCTCCGAACGTGGTCGTCTGCTCTACCGCCTGGCTGATCTCATGGAGCGCGATCAGGTCTACCTGGCC AGCTTGGAAACCCTGGACAATGGCAAGCCCTACAGCATGTCCTACAACGTGGATCTCCCGACCGCGATCAAGAACCTGCGGTACTTCGCCGGATGGGCGGACAAGAACCACGGCAAGACCATTCCCATGGACGGCGACTTCTTCACCTACACCCGTCACGAGCCCGTGGGCGTGTGTGGCCAGATCATCCCCTGGAACTTCCCCATCCTGATGATGGCCTGGAAACTGGGACCCGCCCTGGCCACCGGCAACACCATTGTGTTGAAGCCCGCGGAGCAGACCAGTCTGACTGCCCTGTACATTGCCCAGCTGGTGAAGGAGGCTGGCTTCCCGGAGGGTGTGGTCAATGTGGTGCCCGGATTCGGAGGAGCTGGTGCTGCTCTGGCCAACCACAGTGATGTGGACAAGGTGGCTTTTACCGGCTCCACCGAAGTGGGCAAGCTCATCCAACTGGCTTCGGGCAACACGAACCTGAAGCGAGTCACCCTGGAGTTGGGTGGCAAGTCGCCCAACATTATCCTGGCCGATTCCGATCTGGACTATGCCGTGGAGACGGCTCACTTTGGCCTGTTCTTTAATATGGGTCAGTGCTGCTGTGCCGGATCCCGTACCTTTGTGGAGGACAAGATCTACGATGAATTCGTGGAGCGCAGCGCGGAGCGGGCCAAGAAGCGCACCATCGGCAATCCCTTTGACCTGAACACGGAGCAGGGTCCCCAGGTCAACGAGGAGCAGATGGAGAAGATCCTCGGCCTGATCCAAACGGGCAAGCAGCAGGGCGCCAAGCTGGTCGCCGGTGGCAGTCGTCCTGAGGGTCTGCCCGGCTACTTTGTCCAGCCAACGGTGTTTGCCGATGTCCAGGACAACATGACCATTGCCAAGGAGGAGATCTTCGGACCCGTTCAGCAGCTGATCCGCTTCAAGAAGCTGGATGAGGTCATCGAGCGTGCCAATAATTCGGACTATGGACTGGCCGCCGCCGTTTTCACCAAGGATCTGGACAAGGCCAACTACATTGTGGGCGGTCTGCGCGCCGGAACCGTGTGGGTCAATACCTACAACGCCCTCGCCGCCCAGGCTCCATTCGGTGGCTACAAGATGTCCGGCCATGGACGCGAGAATGGAGAGTACGCCCTGTCCAACTACACGGAGGTCAAGAGCGTCATCGTCAAGGTGCCCCAGAAGAACTCCTAA